The Acidobacteriota bacterium genome includes the window TGCTAGCTGATCCGTATATGACACGAGCTTAGGGAGACACCAATGACGGAGCTCTATACGCCCACGCAGCGCCTGCTGCAGGATGAATTCAACGCGCGTGGCCTGGCAGACCGTGTTGCTGACACGATTTCGGCGGACGAGCTTGCCGATTTTCATGAGGCATTTATCAGCGAGCGCAACATGTTTTTTTTGGGCACCGTTGACGAGACTGGTTTCCCGTCCTGCTCATACAAGGGCGGTGCACCTGGCTTTGTTCGTGTTGTTGACGCGAACACTATCGTGTTTCCAAACTACGACGGCAACGGCATGTTTATGTCGCAGGGCAATATCCAGGCAACTGCCAAAGTCGGTCTGCTTTTCATCAATTTTGAGAAGCCACAGCGGATGCGTCTGCGTGGAACAGCAAAGTTGCTGCGCGACGGTCCGATGCTGGCGAGTTACCCCGGTTCAATGACGGTCACAGAGATTGCCGTGGAAAAGGTGTGGCTCAACTGCGCACGCTATGTACATCCGATGACGCCGACGGAGCTCTCGACGTTTCTGCCGCGCGACGACGGTTCTTACAAGCTGGCGCCATGGAAGCGCATCGATATCCTGCAGGAAGTCATCACCGACGAAGAACGTGCTGAGGCAGCGAAACTAGGCCTTATTACTGCTGAGGAATATGCGGGCATGGAGGCGCGCGGCGAAGTCAGGTAGCCGCGCAGGTTTGACGCAACGCCGCAGTTGGCATGTCATTCACTGTTTCAGCCCAATCCCGGCTTTCGCCTGAAGAGCTTGTTGAGGAAATCCTCGATGTCAGGAACTGGCCCGGATTCACGGGCTGGGGACCGTTGCCGGGCATCGACAGTGCAACGATTATCGAACAAACGTCATCTCGAGTCGGTACGCGCATTGCGGTAACCAATTCCGACGGTTCGACACATGAAGAATCCGTGACCGGCTACGTGCCCGACCGCGAGCTCGTCATGAAGATCGAGAATTTTTCGACGCCGCTGAAGAATTTCGCACGGTACTTCGTTGAAACATGGCAGTTTGACCGCCGCGAAGGCGTTACTCGTATAGAAAGAACTTTCGAGCTGCACGCTAAAGGGCTGATTGGGCAGCTGATTCTCGTGCCGGTCGGATTCCTCCTGCGCCGGGCTGTAGCTGCCCACACAAAAATAATCGCTGCTGCGGGCGGTCACTGACAAGAAACTTTCGGCACGTTTTAGGCACTAACTAATCGGTATATCTGCGACGCATCCGGGGTGCGCGCAATCATTTATACTGATGACAGAAATGGCGATCGAATACGAAATCCGCATCGACGGCGACCTTCTTTCCGCAACAGCGCGCGGCAAGCCCGATAGCGCTGCTGAAATTCGCCGTTACGTGGGCGCGATCGTGGCCGCAGGCCTTGACGGTAAGTGCACGAAAGCGTTGCTCGATGAGCGTGAACTTGAGCACACGCTGAACGAGGGCGATATCTATTACCTCGCCGAGCAGTATTCCGCCAAGGTTCCAGGGCTTGCAAGAGCGGCAATCGTTTTCGATTCGGAGTACACGCAAAACGTGCGTTTCTGGGAAACCTGCGCCGTCAATCGCGGGCTCAGTGCGGGTAGGCGGAACAAGAGCCCTTTTTCGAAACTCACGGAGTAGGACGCGTGTTCAGGGTCCGATAATATGCTCTTACGTCAACTCCAAGACTTCGCCATGAGGCTGAATTGGGCCCGGAGGCCGGGCAGACAAGCGCGCCGCTCGGCCGGCGGACACAACTCCCCGAGCGCGTTCCGGGAAACGTCTCAGAACGCCTCTGCAAAATGGTCGGTTGAGTCGAGTTCGGCCGGCGAGACGGGCGGCGCCCTCGACGGCAGGCCGAGGCAGTCGAGGATGGCGCGAGTCGCCTCGGGCGGGTGGATCGTGGCCAGCACCCGCATCGGCCCCTGGCACGCCGGGCATTCAAGCACGTCCACCGCGAACACTCGCCGCATCAACTCGGCCCAGGAGTAATTGCGGGGTCGCGGATCGGGACGTTGTTCGTCGGGCTCGGAGTGTCCTTGGTGTGGATGCGCGACCTCGCAATCGGTGTGTGCCGCCCCGGGTTCCGGCGCCGGACCCGGCGGCACCACTTGCGCCCGGTGTCGAGCCGCGGGAGCGAGAACGCCGTGGTACCGAACGAGGTTGAACCGCGGAGGCGGGACCAGCGCGGCGAGCTTCGCCAGCAACTCCAGGGGTTCGAATCCGATGTGAGTCGTGCCGTCGCGCCAGCGGTGTTTGAGTTCGTAGAGCAGCCCCTGTTAACCAAGGACAGAGGTTCCGCGCACCGCAAAGGTTGGCTCCCCAGACAGGACTCGAACCCAATTCACGGTGGTTAACAACGCGTGGGCCGCAAATCCTGACTCACGGGTCATCCGCGACCGACGGCCGCGTCAAACCTACCGGACTGCCTCACAAACGTTGCACCCCAATTGCTACAATCGCGCCGGTACAGGCAGCGGCAACCAAACGGGATTACAATCTTGAGGACGATGCGAAGACGCATACCGGCAGTCGTGGTGGCGCTTGCCAGGTCCCGAAAAGAGACTTACGTTCCCCCACGTGTTGAACGCAGCGGAGGACCCTCCATGAGCCGGATTACCGCCAACGAGATCAAGACCCAGGAATTCAAGACGAAGCTCCGAGGGCTGGACCCCCAGCAGGTGCAGATGTTCCTCCACTCGGTGGCGGAAGAGATGGCGCGTCTCAACTTAGAGAACGCCGAACTCCACGAGGCCATCGGCAGCCTGAAGACCGAAATCTCCAAACACTCCGACCGCGAGCAGACCCTCCAGAAGACCCTGGTGACGGCCCAGAGCATGACCGAGGATCTCAAGAGTCGCTCCCAGGCCGAGGCCGAACTCACCGTCCGCGAAGCACGCATGCGTGCCGAACAGACGCTGCAGGATTCCCAGGACCAGCTGTCTCGACTAGAAACCGAGATCGGACGCAGCAAGCTGGAGCGGGACCTGTTCGAAAAACGCCTGCGGACCTTGCTGGAAGAGCATCTCGAGTTGGTGGATCGACGGAGCGCCGAGCGGGATGACCTGGATAACGTCCACTTGCTGCCACGACGGAACCAAACTGAAGCGGGATGATTGACGCCGACCTGATCGTCACCCACATCGCCGAGCTGGCCACCCCCACGGGGAACGGCCCACGGCTCGGTGCCGATCTCGGCCAACTGACCACGATCCCCGATGCCGCCGTCGCCT containing:
- a CDS encoding transposase — encoded protein: MLYELKHRWRDGTTHIGFEPLELLAKLAALVPPPRFNLVRYHGVLAPAARHRAQVVPPGPAPEPGAAHTDCEVAHPHQGHSEPDEQRPDPRPRNYSWAELMRRVFAVDVLECPACQGPMRVLATIHPPEATRAILDCLGLPSRAPPVSPAELDSTDHFAEAF
- a CDS encoding pyridoxamine 5'-phosphate oxidase family protein codes for the protein MTELYTPTQRLLQDEFNARGLADRVADTISADELADFHEAFISERNMFFLGTVDETGFPSCSYKGGAPGFVRVVDANTIVFPNYDGNGMFMSQGNIQATAKVGLLFINFEKPQRMRLRGTAKLLRDGPMLASYPGSMTVTEIAVEKVWLNCARYVHPMTPTELSTFLPRDDGSYKLAPWKRIDILQEVITDEERAEAAKLGLITAEEYAGMEARGEVR
- a CDS encoding SRPBCC family protein; the encoded protein is MSFTVSAQSRLSPEELVEEILDVRNWPGFTGWGPLPGIDSATIIEQTSSRVGTRIAVTNSDGSTHEESVTGYVPDRELVMKIENFSTPLKNFARYFVETWQFDRREGVTRIERTFELHAKGLIGQLILVPVGFLLRRAVAAHTKIIAAAGGH
- a CDS encoding DivIVA domain-containing protein, whose amino-acid sequence is MSRITANEIKTQEFKTKLRGLDPQQVQMFLHSVAEEMARLNLENAELHEAIGSLKTEISKHSDREQTLQKTLVTAQSMTEDLKSRSQAEAELTVREARMRAEQTLQDSQDQLSRLETEIGRSKLERDLFEKRLRTLLEEHLELVDRRSAERDDLDNVHLLPRRNQTEAG